A single region of the Salvia miltiorrhiza cultivar Shanhuang (shh) chromosome 8, IMPLAD_Smil_shh, whole genome shotgun sequence genome encodes:
- the LOC130999606 gene encoding uncharacterized protein LOC130999606, which yields MRCCCGSGSRRWIGNYDKVQRVALVLIYGQIGCSLLGSLSPLYNGVLILHLGVSLFGLVAVESSNQSLARTYAFLLFCSLFLDLSWFFLFSHQIWHFPAGIYGRLAAYAVKLTLVVQIAGVSARLLSSLLWIQMYRLGGSAARDGDTDADLRFSFLNPAVRHPYDVIDDDPANFLPPFGRDDASRFGVQAIQNGDDSGTSQPHSFKF from the exons ATGCGTTGTTGCTGTGGATCGGGATCGCGGCGGTGGATTGGCAACTACGACAAGGTGCAGCGGGTGGCGCTGGTGCTGATCTACGGTCAGATTGGGTGCTCGCTGCTGGGATCGCTCTCCCCGCTCTACAATGGCGTCCTGATCCTCCATTTAGGGGTTTCGCTCTTCGGTCTGGTGGCGGTGGAGAGCAGCAATCAGAGCCTGGCCCGCACATACGCCTTCCTCCTCTTCTGCTCCTTGTTCCTCGACCTCTCATGGTTCTTCCTCTTCTCTCACCAAATCTGGCATTTTCCGGCTGGTATTTACGGACGCTTAGCTGCCTACGCCGTGAAGCTCACTCTCGTGGTGCAGATCGCCGGAGTCTCCGCGAGGTTGTTATCATCCTTGTTATGGATTCAGATGTACAGACTCGGCGGATCAGCTGCCAGAGACGGCGATACCGATGCCGATTTGAGATTCAGTTTTCTCAATCCTGCTGTCCGCCATCCCTACGATGTCATTGATGATGATCCTGCTAATTTCTTGCCTCCTTTTGGAAGGGATGACGCCTCTCGATTTGGG GTGCAAGCTATTCAAAATGGTGATGACTCTGGAACTTCCCAGCCCCATTCATTCAAGTTCTGA